Proteins encoded by one window of Streptococcus sanguinis:
- the pbp1a gene encoding penicillin-binding protein PBP1A, translated as MNKQTLMQALKYLASALITLLMIGFVIGCLVFTYYAVKAPKLSEKDLIATTSSKIFDSNNNLIADLGAEKRVNAETSEIPTDLVNAIVAIEDHRFFNHRGVDFIRIAGALISNIRGGGRQGGSTLTQQLIKLSYFSTSSSDATLSRKIQEAWLAAQLERKATKQQILTYYVNKVYMSNSNYGMQTAARSYYGKDLKDLSLHQTALLAGMPQAPNQYDPYTHPEAATNRRNLVLREMHDLKYITDEQYEQAKNTPVTDGLQSLKASTSYPAYMDNYLKEVIEQVEEETGYNVLTTGMEVYTNVNTDAQKKLWDIYNTGDYVAYPDDEMQVASTVIDVQTGKVIAQLGSRNQSTNVSFGTNQAVETNRDFGSTMKPITDYAPALENEVYTSTAAPITDAPYNFPYSSTPVYNWDKKYYGGMTIQYAIQESRNVPAVKTLEAVGLDESLKFLNRIGINYPEMFYVNAFSSNTSKSGNEYGASSEKMAAAYAAFANGGTYYKPQYVNRVVFSDGTEKTFSNNGSKAMKETTAYMMTDMMKTVLQSGTGTNAAISGVYQAGKTGTSNYADDELAKLTKPYYYSSIVTPDELFVGYTPKYSMAVWTGYSNRLTPILDDGVKVATDVYREMMLYLAQDGSASEDWEMPDGLYRSGSYVYLNSGTGYNRYYNNQQYYNYSSYSSYSTEASSDTSASSEHSGDSNNSSSNHNDSSSGNGGDD; from the coding sequence ATGAATAAACAAACTCTTATGCAGGCTTTGAAATATCTTGCAAGTGCACTTATAACCCTGCTTATGATTGGATTCGTGATTGGCTGTTTGGTATTTACCTACTATGCGGTCAAGGCTCCTAAGCTTTCTGAAAAAGACCTCATCGCGACCACATCCAGTAAGATTTTTGACAGCAATAACAATTTGATTGCGGACCTAGGCGCTGAAAAGCGGGTCAATGCTGAAACTAGTGAAATACCTACGGATTTGGTTAACGCTATTGTCGCCATCGAAGACCATCGCTTCTTCAACCACCGCGGGGTGGACTTTATTCGGATTGCAGGTGCCCTTATCAGTAACATCCGTGGCGGAGGACGTCAAGGTGGTTCAACTCTGACCCAGCAGTTGATTAAGCTGTCTTATTTCTCAACTTCTTCTTCGGACGCGACCCTTTCACGTAAAATCCAAGAAGCTTGGCTGGCTGCTCAGCTTGAGCGTAAAGCAACTAAGCAGCAAATCTTGACCTATTATGTCAATAAAGTCTACATGTCCAACAGTAACTACGGTATGCAGACAGCAGCCCGAAGCTACTATGGCAAGGACCTAAAAGACTTAAGCTTACACCAAACGGCTCTGCTGGCAGGTATGCCTCAGGCACCTAACCAATACGACCCTTACACCCATCCAGAGGCTGCAACCAACCGCCGTAATCTGGTACTTCGTGAGATGCATGATCTCAAGTACATCACAGATGAGCAGTATGAACAAGCTAAGAATACTCCTGTAACCGATGGACTTCAAAGCCTAAAAGCTTCCACTAGCTATCCTGCTTACATGGACAATTATCTTAAGGAAGTAATTGAACAAGTAGAAGAAGAGACTGGCTACAATGTCCTGACAACTGGTATGGAAGTCTATACAAATGTCAACACTGATGCCCAAAAGAAACTCTGGGATATTTACAACACAGGAGACTATGTAGCTTATCCAGATGACGAAATGCAGGTTGCCTCCACTGTTATAGATGTGCAAACTGGTAAAGTCATTGCCCAGCTCGGTTCTCGTAACCAATCTACCAACGTATCCTTTGGTACCAACCAAGCTGTTGAAACCAACCGTGATTTCGGTTCAACAATGAAGCCAATCACCGATTATGCTCCAGCTCTGGAAAATGAAGTCTATACTTCGACAGCTGCTCCTATCACGGATGCTCCATATAATTTCCCGTATTCCAGCACACCAGTCTACAACTGGGATAAGAAATATTATGGCGGGATGACGATTCAATACGCTATTCAGGAATCCCGTAACGTTCCTGCCGTGAAAACGCTGGAAGCCGTTGGTTTGGATGAGTCCCTCAAGTTCCTAAATCGTATTGGGATTAACTATCCTGAAATGTTCTATGTTAATGCCTTTTCAAGTAATACCAGCAAATCCGGCAACGAATACGGAGCCAGCAGTGAAAAAATGGCTGCTGCCTATGCTGCTTTTGCCAATGGTGGTACTTACTACAAGCCTCAGTATGTCAATCGCGTTGTCTTCAGCGACGGAACAGAGAAGACCTTCTCCAACAATGGTTCCAAGGCTATGAAGGAAACGACAGCCTACATGATGACCGATATGATGAAAACAGTCTTGCAGTCTGGTACAGGTACAAACGCTGCTATCTCTGGGGTTTATCAGGCCGGTAAGACCGGAACCTCCAACTATGCTGATGATGAATTAGCCAAACTGACCAAGCCTTACTACTACTCTAGCATTGTCACACCAGACGAGCTCTTCGTTGGTTACACGCCTAAGTATTCAATGGCTGTTTGGACCGGCTACTCTAACCGCCTGACACCAATCCTTGATGACGGGGTTAAGGTAGCAACAGATGTCTACCGCGAAATGATGCTTTACCTAGCTCAAGATGGCTCTGCTTCAGAAGATTGGGAAATGCCAGATGGTCTCTACCGCAGTGGCTCTTATGTCTACCTCAACAGTGGTACTGGCTATAACCGTTACTACAATAACCAGCAGTACTATAACTATTCTAGCTATAGCAGTTACAGTACAGAAGCTAGCTCTGACACATCAGCTTCCAGTGAGCATTCTGGTGATTCAAACAATAGCTCTTCTAACCACAACGACTCATCTTCCGGTAACGGTGGAGATGACTAG
- the recU gene encoding Holliday junction resolvase RecU: MVNYPHKLKTKSSINRPVPGIVNFANRGMSFEKMINESNNYYLSRGLAVIHKKPTPIQIVKVDYPHRSRAKIVEAYFRQASTTDYSGVYKGHYIDFEAKETRQKKSMPMKNFHSHQIEHMEAVLEQKGICFVLLHFSSLRETYLLPASYLIEFYKIDKGGKSMPLTYIQEHGYPIEMQQLPSIPYLEIIEQKLLGGIINE; the protein is encoded by the coding sequence ATGGTCAACTATCCGCATAAGCTAAAGACAAAAAGCAGTATCAACAGGCCTGTTCCCGGCATTGTTAACTTTGCCAATCGTGGGATGTCTTTTGAAAAGATGATCAACGAATCTAACAACTACTATCTAAGCAGAGGACTCGCTGTCATCCATAAAAAGCCCACCCCCATTCAGATTGTCAAGGTTGATTATCCGCACCGTAGCCGAGCCAAGATTGTAGAGGCTTACTTTCGGCAAGCTTCCACAACAGACTATTCTGGTGTCTACAAGGGCCATTATATTGACTTTGAAGCCAAGGAAACCCGACAGAAAAAATCGATGCCCATGAAAAATTTTCATTCGCATCAGATTGAGCACATGGAGGCTGTCCTTGAGCAAAAGGGCATCTGCTTTGTCTTACTGCATTTTTCCAGCTTAAGGGAGACTTACCTGCTTCCCGCTTCTTATTTAATTGAGTTTTACAAGATTGACAAGGGAGGGAAGTCCATGCCCTTAACCTACATTCAAGAGCATGGTTATCCGATTGAAATGCAGCAACTTCCCAGCATCCCTTATCTTGAAATTATCGAACAAAAACTACTAGGTGGTATTATAAATGAATAA
- a CDS encoding DUF1273 domain-containing protein, which translates to MTSLLITGYKAFEIGISTEKDMRIKIIKEAAKRDLIRFLEDGVDWLVFMGNLGFESWVLDLANELKKDYEFQTATIFLFENQGENWNEANQAKLAAFKQTDFVKYAYPTYQNPSQFRDYNQFIIQNTDGAYLFYDEEQETKLKYLYQEMKKQEQYFIKKLTFDDLNEVAENFSGN; encoded by the coding sequence ATGACCAGTCTACTAATAACAGGCTACAAAGCCTTTGAAATCGGCATTTCGACGGAAAAAGATATGAGAATAAAAATTATAAAAGAAGCCGCTAAGAGGGACTTAATCCGTTTTTTGGAAGATGGAGTAGATTGGCTGGTTTTTATGGGCAATCTGGGCTTCGAGTCTTGGGTTTTGGATTTAGCTAATGAATTGAAAAAAGACTATGAATTTCAGACGGCAACCATCTTTCTCTTTGAGAATCAAGGTGAAAATTGGAACGAAGCCAATCAAGCAAAATTAGCTGCTTTTAAGCAAACCGATTTTGTCAAGTATGCTTATCCGACCTATCAAAATCCCAGTCAGTTTCGTGATTACAATCAATTTATCATTCAAAATACAGATGGCGCTTACCTCTTTTACGATGAAGAACAGGAGACAAAATTGAAATATCTTTACCAAGAAATGAAAAAACAAGAACAATATTTTATCAAAAAATTAACATTTGATGACCTGAATGAAGTGGCTGAAAATTTTTCGGGAAATTAG
- the gpsB gene encoding cell division regulator GpsB, with protein sequence MASIIFTAKDIFDQDFKREVRGYSKSEVDEFLDDIIKDYETYAALVKELREENRRLKEELAAKPVEKAPVQPTQPVQSTQATQSTAESFPQMTSATNFDILKRLNRLEKEVFGKQILDRE encoded by the coding sequence ATGGCAAGTATTATTTTTACAGCAAAAGATATTTTTGATCAGGATTTTAAACGCGAAGTACGCGGCTATAGTAAGTCCGAAGTGGATGAGTTTTTGGATGATATTATCAAGGATTATGAGACTTATGCAGCCTTGGTAAAGGAGCTGCGTGAGGAAAATCGCCGTCTCAAGGAAGAGTTGGCTGCGAAGCCAGTTGAAAAAGCACCAGTTCAGCCAACTCAGCCTGTCCAATCAACACAAGCGACTCAGTCAACTGCAGAAAGCTTCCCTCAGATGACTTCTGCGACTAATTTTGATATCTTGAAGCGCTTGAACCGTCTTGAAAAGGAAGTATTCGGAAAACAAATTCTGGATCGTGAATAA
- a CDS encoding THUMP domain-containing class I SAM-dependent RNA methyltransferase — protein sequence MKEKFNLIATAAAGLEAVVGREIRELGLDCQVENGRIRFEGDVSTIIQTNLWLRAADRIKIVVGSFPAKTFEELFQGVFALDWENYLPLGAKFPIAKAKCVKSKLHNEPSVQAISKKAVVKKLQKHYARPEGVPLQENGAEFRIEVSILKDVATVMIDTTGSSLFKRGYRAEKGGAPIKENMAAAILLLSNWYPDKPLIDPTCGSGTFCIEAAMIGMKMAPGLHRSFAFEDWNWVDKDLVAQARSTALSQIDQTIQLDISGSDIDGRMVELARKNAEQAGVAEQIRFKQMRLQDLHTDKINGVIISNPPYGERLLDDEAVTRLYQEMGETFAPLKTWSKFILTSDEAFESKYGSQADKKRKLYNGTLKVDLYQYFGQRVKRQLD from the coding sequence ATGAAAGAAAAATTTAATTTAATTGCGACCGCAGCGGCAGGGCTAGAAGCTGTCGTCGGCCGTGAAATCAGAGAGCTGGGGCTTGATTGTCAGGTTGAAAACGGTCGGATTCGCTTTGAGGGTGATGTCAGTACCATTATTCAAACCAATCTCTGGTTGCGCGCGGCCGATCGGATTAAGATTGTAGTTGGCAGTTTTCCAGCTAAGACTTTTGAAGAGCTCTTTCAGGGAGTTTTTGCTCTGGATTGGGAGAATTATCTACCGCTGGGAGCTAAATTTCCTATTGCCAAGGCTAAATGCGTCAAGTCAAAACTTCACAATGAGCCCAGTGTTCAGGCTATTTCTAAAAAGGCAGTTGTCAAGAAGCTGCAGAAGCATTATGCACGTCCGGAAGGGGTTCCTTTGCAGGAAAATGGAGCTGAGTTTAGGATAGAGGTTTCTATTCTAAAAGATGTAGCGACGGTCATGATTGATACAACAGGGTCTAGCCTCTTCAAACGTGGCTATCGGGCTGAGAAAGGTGGCGCACCGATCAAGGAAAATATGGCAGCGGCCATTTTACTCCTGTCCAATTGGTATCCAGATAAGCCTTTGATAGACCCGACTTGCGGCTCTGGTACTTTTTGTATCGAAGCTGCTATGATTGGGATGAAGATGGCGCCGGGACTCCATCGTTCTTTTGCCTTTGAAGACTGGAATTGGGTGGATAAAGATCTGGTAGCACAGGCTCGCTCGACTGCACTCAGTCAGATTGATCAGACCATTCAGCTGGATATTTCTGGCTCGGATATCGATGGCCGTATGGTAGAACTAGCTCGAAAAAACGCTGAGCAAGCAGGAGTTGCAGAGCAGATTCGCTTCAAGCAGATGCGTCTGCAGGATTTGCATACAGATAAGATTAATGGTGTGATTATCTCTAATCCGCCATATGGGGAGCGCCTCCTAGATGATGAGGCTGTGACTCGTCTTTATCAGGAAATGGGAGAAACCTTTGCTCCGCTCAAAACCTGGAGCAAGTTTATCCTGACTAGCGATGAAGCTTTTGAAAGCAAATATGGCAGTCAGGCCGATAAAAAACGCAAACTTTATAATGGAACTTTAAAAGTTGATTTATATCAGTATTTTGGCCAGCGGGTCAAACGTCAGTTAGATTAG
- a CDS encoding cell division site-positioning protein MapZ family protein, with protein sequence MTKEENYSPEEEKKESVLDFEEAKEMTVGQATRKKEELEAGVNESDNVLDKYIKQHRQEIEAGKFETQKIRKLQEQEAAQAEQASSDLTDFIKERRQEVESEQETLVTQSTGTETASEPEAAPNPLGSRSQRSEQEDAVPAAPVQKTSYGPIPEPLDEKELQVPKAPFYKKKAFLYPVLGLFGIAVAGTGLYFALGHNWGHKTVTSSSSSTSQSSKKSSSSSSSDNTAKDLKSFNDEYAAFFTDSNQTAVKNSKFGDLEKLKTLLEKLKGSKDYDAAKSKYDSLVKQISAIQSVNSQFDGGAITDGVLNKEAKANTNATFSDVSSGNAKLDEVLKAAIAQGRSQQVPTPAPATDQGGTGASTSGGSSASGSGASSSYSGYGLPSNGVNLQRDLSRVPYNQAAIDDVNNPAWTFNPGVLEKILQTSRERGYISGDNYILERVNIIKGNGYYNLFKPDGTYLFSINCKTGYFVGNGPGHADSLDF encoded by the coding sequence GTGACGAAAGAAGAAAACTACTCACCGGAAGAAGAAAAGAAAGAGTCTGTCCTTGATTTTGAAGAGGCCAAGGAAATGACAGTCGGACAAGCTACTCGTAAGAAAGAGGAGCTGGAAGCCGGTGTGAATGAAAGCGACAATGTGCTGGATAAGTATATCAAGCAGCACCGTCAGGAAATCGAAGCAGGAAAATTTGAAACCCAGAAAATCAGAAAGCTGCAGGAGCAGGAAGCGGCTCAAGCTGAGCAAGCCTCTTCTGATTTGACCGACTTCATCAAAGAAAGACGGCAAGAGGTTGAAAGTGAACAGGAGACTCTAGTAACTCAGTCGACAGGCACTGAGACAGCAAGTGAGCCAGAAGCAGCTCCAAACCCCTTAGGTTCTCGCAGTCAACGCTCAGAGCAGGAAGATGCGGTTCCCGCTGCTCCCGTTCAAAAGACATCTTACGGTCCTATTCCGGAGCCGCTTGATGAGAAGGAATTACAGGTTCCTAAGGCACCTTTCTACAAGAAAAAAGCTTTCCTTTATCCAGTTTTAGGACTTTTCGGGATTGCTGTAGCGGGCACAGGGCTTTACTTTGCTCTGGGGCATAATTGGGGCCACAAGACCGTTACAAGCTCAAGCTCTTCAACATCGCAGTCCAGCAAAAAGAGCTCGTCTTCGTCTAGCTCTGATAATACTGCCAAGGATCTGAAGTCCTTTAATGATGAGTATGCTGCATTTTTCACAGATAGCAATCAGACAGCTGTCAAAAACAGTAAATTCGGCGACTTGGAAAAATTAAAAACCTTACTTGAAAAGCTAAAAGGCAGCAAAGACTATGATGCAGCCAAGAGCAAGTATGATTCCCTAGTGAAACAAATTTCAGCTATTCAAAGTGTCAATTCGCAGTTTGACGGCGGAGCTATCACTGACGGCGTCTTGAACAAGGAAGCCAAGGCTAATACAAATGCGACCTTCTCAGATGTATCAAGTGGCAATGCTAAGCTCGATGAAGTTCTAAAGGCAGCGATTGCCCAAGGACGTAGTCAACAAGTACCAACACCAGCGCCTGCTACTGATCAGGGAGGCACCGGTGCAAGTACAAGTGGTGGTTCAAGTGCATCTGGTTCAGGGGCTTCCAGCTCTTACTCTGGCTATGGTCTTCCTAGCAACGGAGTAAATCTGCAGAGAGATCTCAGTCGAGTCCCTTATAACCAAGCGGCTATTGATGACGTCAACAATCCAGCTTGGACATTCAACCCTGGCGTTCTGGAGAAAATTTTGCAAACTTCTCGTGAGCGTGGTTATATTTCTGGTGATAACTATATCCTGGAACGCGTCAATATTATTAAAGGAAACGGCTACTATAACCTCTTCAAGCCAGACGGCACCTACCTCTTCAGTATCAACTGTAAGACTGGCTACTTCGTCGGAAATGGTCCGGGTCATGCTGACTCACTTGATTTCTAG
- a CDS encoding S-ribosylhomocysteine lyase has translation MSKEVIVESFELDHTIVKAPYVRLIGEETGPKGDIISNFDIRLVQPNEDSIPTAGLHTIEHLLAMLIRKRIDGMIDCSPFGCRTGFHMIMWGQHSSSQIAQVIKSCLEEIAESTSWEDVPGTTIESCGNYKDHSLFSAKEWAKLILSQGISDDAFERHVI, from the coding sequence TATCGTTGAAAGCTTTGAGCTGGATCACACCATCGTCAAAGCGCCTTACGTTCGCCTCATCGGAGAGGAAACTGGCCCTAAAGGCGATATCATTTCCAATTTTGATATCCGTCTGGTTCAGCCTAATGAAGATTCCATTCCGACTGCTGGCCTGCATACCATCGAGCATTTGCTGGCTATGCTGATTCGCAAGCGCATTGATGGTATGATTGACTGCTCGCCTTTTGGCTGCCGTACTGGTTTTCATATGATTATGTGGGGCCAACACAGCTCCAGCCAGATTGCTCAGGTCATCAAATCCTGTCTGGAAGAAATCGCTGAGTCAACTAGCTGGGAAGATGTCCCTGGAACAACCATTGAATCCTGCGGAAACTACAAGGATCACAGCCTCTTCTCAGCCAAAGAATGGGCTAAACTTATTCTCAGCCAAGGAATCTCAGATGATGCCTTTGAACGCCATGTGATTTAA